The Acanthochromis polyacanthus isolate Apoly-LR-REF ecotype Palm Island chromosome 5, KAUST_Apoly_ChrSc, whole genome shotgun sequence genome includes a window with the following:
- the blcap gene encoding bladder cancer-associated protein gives MYCLQWLLPVLLIPKPLNPALWFNHSMFMGFYLLSFLLERKPCTICALVFLAALFLICYSCWGNCFLYHCQDASLPDAAHDPAIVGT, from the coding sequence ATGTATTGCCTACAGTGGCTGCTCCCAGTGCTGCTCATCCCCAAGCCGCTGAACCCGGCGCTGTGGTTCAACCACTCCATGTTCATGGGCTTCTACCTGCTCAGCTTCCTGCTGGAGAGGAAGCCCTGCACCATCTGTGCCTTGGTCTTCCTGGCTGCCCTCTTCCTCATCTGCTACAGCTGCTGGGGCAACTGCTTCCTGTACCACTGCCAGGACGCTTCGCTGCCGGACGCCGCCCACGACCCGGCGATTGTTGGAACCTAG